One uncultured Caproiciproducens sp. DNA segment encodes these proteins:
- a CDS encoding fibro-slime domain-containing protein, producing the protein MSAIKKLQLRTTSLILTFAILTGCVFTTAVTRSAFAASDSGHDSGHDSGNVMGLLGVAEDQSIQAGIVTFPVNVYKYNTDSITVPITGSGNKTERAINLATRALYTSGKRALYFGGSNLGSSLTGSGNGQGAWNTYNSSGSIDGFVYPGIVQTELTDATVNGQLRFDSKYVQSDFFGAAKTIKDRNNVNHPDKTVYENSKFQFRLGTDGYYSYDSEEDSATFDATKKKIEIAEQEEGTTGDARGFWPFGSQECSFGLSMGMEFLIPKDGQINDDNMVFQFSGDDDVWVFVDGKLALDIGGIHRPRSGSINFNSGLARVDDYVPSLNANGSVNTSHYGSVEQNIYDDLGVDNSDPTTKHTIKIFYMERGDGGSNCNIRFNIPTTTAVTDGGISTAKTATATAKEIADRTYNINLKAWANPATVTGTYKPYDPQHPPEDGPYYLDDDGETEIKYKLEGTQQNTVYKWYKEADFSGSEVQVTAKGDSTPLYIKTAEASQTDTPIYSSALSTSKHYYVGTSKTEVSYRSRKWRDINNYNSTYTPKTRSTDTNSSHYQFYDRTTTVDTYAALDEVPYPPVSGTNYYILSGGKYIRVYFKATIEEVKEKVWYKGDTRLNPQPDNIYAGDSTGGSTDGTVEGATVKDYIDPRFMLIDDDNDALEDGDTVADDGILHIPGSGNAYIVWTDQTIPVSTEDDPDAWEADFKVQAKPEFIGGNDIPTNADGSGVFKNDAELKSFDIPTVNVKPVFYLDNEETTIFRGEEVPDSTLAPYTLDRDGHKVTGGDIFCGKGSTGDFSYQWFKAEWQNGAWAKNDTALASSAAFPTAITPDDSTFYMLVATFDPSADGTASADNCGDYIAGDTPNKTVPNDKDQPNGVYTANVVKGQLLIGKTITNKYPAPDSVRAKQSFVFKVERRDHLSDVTPADTFYEVITLDSSLSGSKTITGLKKGFYKVTEETGDAWRYTQTAVNDTDVVTTADYSSTSADQKMYIGRLTSVAGASKAYYGAAANDYHVTPNPAEISFTNTLAKGKWLGDTTVKVNTISAAVPAV; encoded by the coding sequence ATGAGCGCAATTAAAAAACTGCAATTACGCACAACCTCATTAATCTTGACTTTCGCAATTCTGACGGGCTGTGTATTTACCACCGCTGTTACGAGGTCGGCTTTCGCTGCGAGTGATTCCGGGCACGATTCCGGGCATGATTCAGGTAATGTTATGGGACTGCTTGGCGTAGCAGAAGATCAGTCCATTCAGGCCGGGATCGTCACCTTTCCAGTTAATGTATATAAGTACAATACAGATTCCATAACCGTTCCCATAACCGGATCAGGCAACAAGACAGAAAGAGCGATTAATCTTGCCACACGGGCTTTGTACACATCGGGTAAACGGGCATTGTATTTTGGCGGCAGTAACCTCGGCAGCAGTTTGACTGGAAGCGGTAACGGTCAAGGTGCTTGGAATACTTATAACAGCTCCGGATCAATAGACGGTTTTGTTTATCCGGGAATTGTGCAGACTGAACTTACAGATGCAACGGTGAACGGGCAATTACGATTTGATTCGAAATATGTTCAATCCGATTTCTTTGGAGCAGCAAAAACTATAAAAGACAGGAATAATGTTAATCATCCTGATAAAACAGTCTATGAAAATTCAAAGTTTCAGTTCCGCCTTGGTACGGATGGATATTACTCATATGACAGTGAAGAGGATAGTGCAACTTTTGACGCTACGAAGAAAAAGATTGAAATAGCAGAACAAGAGGAAGGAACTACTGGAGACGCCCGTGGCTTCTGGCCGTTTGGAAGCCAAGAATGTTCATTTGGATTGAGCATGGGAATGGAATTCCTCATTCCAAAAGATGGCCAGATCAATGATGACAATATGGTGTTTCAATTTTCCGGTGATGACGATGTCTGGGTGTTCGTTGATGGAAAGTTGGCCTTGGATATCGGCGGGATACACAGACCCCGGTCTGGCTCCATTAATTTTAATTCAGGTCTTGCACGTGTGGATGATTATGTGCCGAGTCTAAACGCAAATGGCAGTGTGAATACTAGCCATTATGGTTCGGTAGAACAAAATATTTATGATGATTTAGGGGTGGACAACAGCGATCCGACTACCAAACACACAATAAAAATATTTTATATGGAGCGCGGCGACGGCGGTTCAAACTGTAACATCAGATTTAACATTCCGACTACCACAGCTGTGACGGATGGCGGAATCAGTACTGCGAAAACCGCGACGGCGACAGCGAAAGAAATAGCGGATCGTACGTACAATATCAACCTGAAAGCATGGGCTAATCCGGCGACCGTTACAGGCACCTACAAGCCTTATGATCCGCAGCATCCGCCAGAAGACGGGCCTTATTATTTAGACGATGACGGCGAGACGGAAATTAAGTATAAATTGGAAGGCACCCAGCAGAATACGGTCTACAAGTGGTATAAAGAGGCTGATTTTTCCGGATCTGAGGTGCAGGTAACTGCCAAAGGTGATTCAACCCCCCTTTATATTAAAACGGCTGAAGCAAGTCAGACTGATACCCCAATTTATTCATCAGCTCTGAGTACAAGCAAGCATTACTATGTCGGAACTTCAAAAACAGAAGTTTCTTATAGGAGTAGAAAATGGCGTGACATCAATAATTACAACTCTACGTATACGCCAAAGACAAGGTCAACCGATACTAACAGTAGCCATTACCAGTTTTATGACAGAACCACTACGGTTGACACCTATGCAGCGCTTGATGAAGTTCCCTATCCGCCGGTTTCCGGAACAAACTATTATATTTTAAGTGGCGGCAAATATATTCGGGTTTATTTTAAAGCAACAATAGAGGAAGTAAAGGAAAAAGTCTGGTACAAGGGGGATACCCGATTAAACCCACAGCCGGACAATATTTATGCTGGTGACAGCACAGGCGGTTCAACAGACGGAACGGTGGAAGGCGCAACCGTCAAAGACTATATTGATCCAAGATTTATGTTGATTGATGACGATAATGATGCGTTAGAGGATGGGGATACTGTTGCTGACGACGGGATTCTCCATATACCGGGCAGCGGCAACGCTTATATTGTCTGGACGGATCAGACCATCCCGGTAAGCACGGAAGACGACCCGGACGCGTGGGAAGCGGATTTCAAAGTTCAGGCCAAACCTGAATTCATAGGCGGAAATGACATTCCGACCAATGCCGATGGTTCGGGCGTCTTTAAAAATGATGCAGAGCTGAAGAGCTTTGATATTCCCACTGTGAATGTAAAGCCGGTTTTCTATCTTGACAATGAAGAAACTACCATTTTCCGCGGAGAGGAAGTTCCAGATTCCACATTAGCACCGTATACGCTTGACCGCGACGGACATAAAGTTACGGGTGGTGACATTTTCTGCGGGAAAGGTTCCACAGGGGACTTCAGTTACCAGTGGTTCAAGGCGGAGTGGCAAAATGGAGCGTGGGCTAAGAATGATACCGCATTGGCCAGTAGCGCGGCCTTCCCCACAGCGATTACTCCCGACGACAGCACATTCTATATGTTGGTCGCCACCTTTGACCCAAGTGCAGACGGGACTGCTTCCGCAGACAATTGCGGTGATTATATTGCGGGGGATACCCCAAATAAGACGGTTCCGAATGATAAGGATCAGCCGAACGGCGTTTATACTGCGAATGTCGTAAAAGGCCAATTATTGATTGGAAAAACCATTACCAATAAATACCCCGCGCCGGACAGTGTCCGCGCAAAGCAAAGCTTTGTGTTTAAGGTTGAACGCCGCGATCATTTGAGCGACGTAACTCCCGCCGATACTTTCTATGAAGTGATTACTCTGGATAGTTCTTTAAGTGGATCCAAGACCATTACCGGGCTGAAAAAAGGGTTCTACAAGGTAACGGAAGAAACCGGCGATGCGTGGAGGTATACACAGACTGCGGTTAATGATACAGATGTAGTTACAACTGCTGACTATTCCAGCACTTCAGCCGACCAAAAGATGTATATCGGCAGACTAACAAGCGTTGCGGGTGCCTCTAAGGCTTACTATGGTGCAGCAGCAAATGACTATCATGTTACACCGAATCCGGCGGAGATCAGTTTTACAAACACGCTTGCAAAAGGCAAATGGCTCGGCGATACAACCGTTAAAGTGAATACCATTTCAGCAGCGGTACCCGCTGTGTAA
- a CDS encoding cupin domain-containing protein produces MKKNFIKNIDFSTALTLADLVAYQQGQVVSKTLAQNPAVSLTVFAFDQAEEISSHESSGDAMMIALDGEAEITIGSEKHIVKAGQTIIMPANIPHAVYASQQFKMFLIVVFPN; encoded by the coding sequence ATGAAAAAGAATTTTATAAAAAATATAGATTTTTCAACTGCGCTGACTTTGGCGGATCTGGTGGCTTATCAGCAGGGGCAGGTCGTCAGCAAAACGCTGGCGCAGAATCCGGCGGTCAGTTTGACGGTTTTCGCTTTTGATCAGGCGGAAGAAATCAGTTCCCATGAATCGAGCGGGGACGCCATGATGATTGCACTGGACGGAGAGGCTGAAATTACGATTGGCTCGGAAAAGCATATTGTAAAAGCGGGCCAAACCATTATTATGCCAGCGAACATACCTCACGCGGTTTATGCTTCACAGCAGTTTAAAATGTTCTTAATTGTTGTTTTCCCAAATTGA
- the hcp gene encoding hydroxylamine reductase — protein MFCFQCEQTAGGTGCTKMGVCGKSNVTANFQDELTGALVGLAKAAGNGGRTKKSDELILQGLFMCITNVNFDNQAIQSLTDEIKREKDSLAPGCAACASHCGGTDNLNMEELWNGDEDIRSLKSLLLLGMRGMAAYAYHAYVLGYTDDEVTEWFYKGLTAIDFEQDASRLLELVMEFGQVNLKCMALLDKANTESFGNPVPTEVPNMIEKGPFIVITGHDLYDLKQLLEQTKDKGINIYTHGEMLPAHGYPELKRYSHLKGNFGTAWQNQQKEFANVPAPFLFTTNCLMRPMPSYSDRVYTTAVVGYPEMPHIQEVNGKKDFSVVIQKALELGGYEQDMHMPGINGGEKLMTGFGHNTVLSVADQVISAVKSGALKHIFLIGGCDGAKPGRNYFTKLVELTPPDTAVLTCACGKYRFNDLDMGTVGGLPHIMDMGQCNDAYSAIKVAVALSEAFGCGINELPLSIVLSWYEQKAVCILLTLLSLGIRDIRLGPTLPAFVSPNVFKILVEKFNIMPITTPEQDLAAMLK, from the coding sequence ATGTTTTGTTTTCAATGTGAACAAACCGCAGGGGGAACCGGCTGCACGAAAATGGGGGTGTGCGGCAAGAGCAATGTTACAGCGAATTTTCAGGATGAACTGACCGGCGCGTTGGTTGGTCTGGCCAAGGCCGCGGGAAACGGCGGCCGCACCAAAAAATCAGATGAGCTGATTCTGCAAGGCCTGTTTATGTGCATCACCAATGTTAATTTTGACAATCAGGCAATTCAGTCGCTTACCGATGAAATTAAGAGGGAAAAAGATTCTTTGGCGCCCGGATGCGCTGCCTGTGCTTCGCACTGCGGCGGTACCGACAACCTGAACATGGAAGAGCTTTGGAACGGCGACGAGGACATCCGCTCGCTGAAATCCCTGCTTCTGCTGGGAATGAGGGGAATGGCTGCTTACGCGTATCATGCTTATGTTTTGGGATATACTGATGACGAAGTGACCGAATGGTTTTACAAGGGTCTCACCGCCATTGACTTTGAGCAGGATGCCTCCCGCCTTTTGGAACTTGTCATGGAATTTGGACAGGTGAATCTGAAGTGCATGGCGTTATTGGATAAGGCCAACACCGAGTCGTTTGGCAATCCCGTTCCGACCGAAGTTCCCAATATGATCGAAAAAGGCCCGTTTATTGTCATAACAGGCCATGACCTTTATGATCTGAAACAGCTTTTGGAACAGACAAAGGACAAAGGCATCAACATTTATACCCATGGGGAAATGCTTCCCGCACATGGATATCCGGAACTGAAAAGATATTCTCATCTGAAAGGGAATTTCGGGACTGCCTGGCAGAATCAGCAGAAGGAATTTGCCAACGTTCCCGCTCCGTTCCTGTTTACGACAAACTGCCTGATGCGCCCCATGCCGTCCTATTCCGACAGGGTATATACAACTGCCGTTGTCGGCTATCCGGAAATGCCTCATATTCAGGAAGTAAATGGAAAAAAAGATTTCAGCGTTGTTATTCAAAAGGCACTGGAGCTTGGCGGATATGAGCAGGATATGCATATGCCGGGTATCAACGGCGGAGAAAAGCTGATGACGGGTTTTGGGCACAATACGGTGCTGTCGGTTGCCGATCAGGTGATTTCAGCAGTAAAATCGGGCGCTTTAAAACACATTTTCCTGATTGGCGGATGCGACGGTGCGAAGCCCGGCAGAAATTACTTCACTAAACTGGTAGAACTTACACCACCGGATACTGCCGTCCTGACCTGCGCCTGCGGAAAATACCGTTTTAACGATCTTGATATGGGAACGGTCGGCGGGCTGCCGCACATCATGGATATGGGGCAGTGCAACGATGCGTACTCCGCAATCAAGGTTGCGGTTGCTCTTTCAGAGGCTTTCGGCTGCGGCATCAATGAATTGCCGCTGTCCATTGTATTGTCGTGGTATGAGCAAAAGGCAGTCTGCATCCTGCTGACCCTGCTTTCACTCGGCATCCGCGATATTCGTTTAGGCCCGACACTCCCGGCCTTTGTTTCGCCGAATGTCTTTAAAATACTGGTGGAGAAATTCAACATAATGCCGATCACTACACCCGAGCAGGATTTGGCGGCCATGTTGAAATAG
- a CDS encoding 4Fe-4S dicluster domain-containing protein, with amino-acid sequence MKRKIIHIDSEKCNGCGLCVNACHEGALQLIDGKAKLISDSYCDGLGDCLPECPTGAIEIIERDAKEYDKELVEAKMKLNEQPHAGGCPSMRAKVFDRAPARTESNVSSVVSSELRQWPCQLKLVAPNAPYFNQAHIVICADCTAYACPNIHQFMKNKVTLIGCPKLDNIDYSEKLTEILNLNDIQSITVVRMEVPCCGGIVNHVKTALQNSGKIIPWHVITIATDGEILENN; translated from the coding sequence ATGAAAAGAAAAATTATTCATATTGATTCTGAAAAGTGCAATGGCTGCGGATTGTGCGTAAATGCCTGCCATGAAGGAGCCTTACAATTAATAGACGGAAAAGCAAAACTCATCAGCGACAGTTACTGCGACGGTCTGGGCGACTGTCTGCCGGAATGCCCGACCGGTGCGATCGAGATTATTGAGCGCGACGCGAAAGAATATGACAAGGAGCTTGTGGAAGCGAAAATGAAGCTGAATGAGCAACCTCACGCCGGTGGGTGTCCATCCATGAGAGCGAAAGTGTTTGACCGTGCTCCCGCCAGAACGGAGTCAAATGTTTCTTCGGTTGTCAGTTCGGAGCTTCGCCAGTGGCCGTGCCAGCTGAAGCTGGTCGCGCCGAATGCACCGTATTTCAATCAGGCGCACATCGTGATCTGCGCGGACTGCACAGCCTACGCCTGCCCGAACATTCATCAGTTTATGAAGAATAAAGTGACCTTAATTGGATGCCCGAAATTGGACAATATAGATTACAGTGAGAAACTGACGGAAATTTTAAATCTGAATGATATTCAAAGTATCACTGTTGTACGTATGGAGGTTCCCTGCTGTGGAGGAATCGTCAATCATGTGAAAACCGCCCTGCAAAATTCAGGAAAAATAATTCCGTGGCATGTCATCACGATTGCTACCGACGGCGAAATTTTAGAAAATAATTAA
- a CDS encoding kelch repeat-containing protein, giving the protein MKKMIVPVLAAILILSLFGCESAQTFTGWTAKSDMLTPREQFQTQAVNGKIYVLGGLDQYSNSLSSVEEYDTETNRWTPKASMSTPRADLQTQVINGKIYAMGGWNNTANNSQNTINQLSSVEEYDPATGVWTKKPSMSVTRSIFLTETVGGKIYAMGGTGSGNTVEAYDPAANTWTVKAPMLATGSAYNSQTEVIEGKIYVIGGTVEIYDPTTDTWSRKASMPESRYKFQVQAIKGKIYALGGVDANGHVLSSVEEYSPETDKWTAKSPMAQQRMEFQTEVVGEKIYAFGGSDEKGALSSSEEYDPAADKWTEKSSMITPRNWFQIKAVDGKIYALGGWSNGKAVPSVEVYTPSI; this is encoded by the coding sequence ATGAAAAAAATGATAGTTCCGGTATTAGCGGCGATATTAATTTTGTCTTTGTTCGGATGTGAATCTGCTCAAACTTTTACGGGCTGGACGGCAAAATCAGACATGCTCACACCCAGGGAGCAGTTTCAAACCCAGGCAGTAAACGGAAAAATTTACGTGCTGGGCGGTTTGGATCAGTATTCTAACAGCCTGTCTTCGGTGGAGGAATATGACACGGAAACCAACAGATGGACCCCAAAAGCCTCCATGTCCACACCGAGGGCGGATCTTCAAACACAAGTGATAAACGGAAAGATCTACGCCATGGGCGGTTGGAACAATACGGCCAATAACAGTCAAAACACGATCAATCAATTATCCTCCGTCGAGGAATATGATCCCGCAACCGGCGTTTGGACAAAAAAGCCTTCCATGTCTGTCACAAGAAGTATTTTTCTTACTGAAACAGTCGGTGGAAAAATATATGCAATGGGCGGCACGGGCAGCGGAAATACGGTGGAAGCATATGACCCGGCAGCCAACACGTGGACGGTAAAAGCCCCGATGCTTGCCACCGGATCAGCTTATAATAGTCAGACCGAAGTAATCGAAGGTAAAATTTATGTGATTGGCGGCACAGTGGAGATCTACGACCCCACAACTGATACATGGTCTAGAAAAGCATCCATGCCGGAATCAAGATATAAATTTCAGGTACAGGCAATCAAAGGTAAAATTTACGCGCTGGGCGGAGTGGACGCAAATGGGCACGTGCTGTCTTCCGTAGAAGAATATTCCCCCGAAACGGACAAATGGACGGCGAAATCACCGATGGCTCAGCAAAGAATGGAATTTCAAACGGAAGTTGTCGGCGAAAAAATATATGCATTCGGTGGAAGTGATGAAAAGGGCGCCCTTTCCTCCTCGGAGGAATACGACCCGGCGGCGGACAAATGGACGGAAAAATCATCGATGATCACGCCAAGAAACTGGTTTCAAATAAAAGCCGTGGATGGTAAAATTTACGCGCTGGGCGGTTGGAGCAACGGAAAAGCCGTACCCTCGGTGGAAGTATATACTCCGTCTATATGA
- a CDS encoding iron-containing alcohol dehydrogenase: MARFTLPRDIYFGPDAISELKNLKGYQKAFIVTGGHSMRKTGFLQKLDDVLKDAGLKTFIYDGVEPDPSIERVYDGAKAMREFEPDVIVAIGGGSPMDAAKAMWVFYEYPEKTFEDIKNPFTMPKLRKKAIFVGIPSTSGTASEVTAFSVITDYSTDIKYPLADFEITPDIAVLDTDIPMTMPKMLTAHTGMDALTHAIEAYVASARSDFSDALALKAISSVFDSILDSYNGDAEARGKMHIAQCLAGMAFSNALLGISHSLAHKTGAVFHIPHGLCNAILLPNVIQYNSRVCMERYAQIAKEIGLPGATDKQLTISLVDAVRELNKKLNIAPTYQANGVSEEDFKAHCKAIAENAVGDPCTGSNPRATDAENMLKVLTCAYYGEDVTF, from the coding sequence ATGGCGCGATTTACTTTACCAAGGGATATTTACTTTGGGCCCGATGCGATCAGCGAACTGAAAAACCTGAAAGGTTATCAGAAAGCTTTTATTGTTACCGGCGGCCATTCCATGAGAAAAACCGGATTTTTGCAGAAGCTGGATGATGTCCTGAAAGATGCCGGTCTGAAAACCTTTATCTATGACGGTGTTGAACCCGATCCGTCCATTGAAAGAGTGTATGACGGTGCCAAAGCAATGCGCGAATTCGAGCCGGATGTGATTGTTGCCATCGGCGGCGGTTCTCCAATGGACGCGGCAAAAGCGATGTGGGTGTTTTATGAATATCCTGAGAAGACATTTGAAGACATCAAAAATCCGTTTACCATGCCGAAACTCAGAAAAAAAGCAATTTTTGTGGGCATTCCTTCCACAAGCGGAACCGCTTCGGAAGTAACGGCGTTCTCTGTTATTACGGATTATTCAACCGATATTAAATATCCTCTTGCCGACTTTGAAATTACTCCGGACATTGCTGTTCTGGATACCGATATACCGATGACAATGCCGAAAATGCTGACCGCGCATACCGGTATGGATGCTTTGACCCATGCTATTGAAGCGTACGTCGCTTCCGCCCGTTCGGACTTTTCCGACGCGCTGGCACTCAAAGCGATTTCCAGCGTTTTTGACAGCATCCTTGATTCATATAACGGCGATGCCGAAGCACGCGGAAAAATGCACATAGCCCAATGCCTTGCCGGCATGGCGTTTTCCAACGCACTGCTCGGCATTTCGCATAGCCTGGCTCATAAAACCGGCGCGGTGTTCCATATTCCGCACGGCTTATGCAATGCAATTCTGCTGCCGAATGTCATTCAATACAATTCCAGAGTCTGTATGGAAAGATACGCCCAAATTGCAAAAGAAATTGGGCTGCCGGGTGCCACGGACAAGCAACTCACCATTTCCTTGGTGGACGCTGTTCGTGAATTGAATAAAAAGCTGAACATTGCGCCGACCTATCAGGCCAATGGCGTCAGCGAGGAAGATTTCAAGGCGCACTGCAAGGCTATTGCTGAAAACGCCGTGGGCGATCCTTGCACAGGCTCCAACCCAAGAGCGACCGATGCTGAAAATATGCTGAAGGTACTTACCTGTGCATATTACGGCGAGGATGTAACATTCTGA
- a CDS encoding glycerol dehydrogenase translates to MLKLMRAPSKYVQGKDALLELYGHVKDLGNSFLFICSKSGFKAAQPKIEKSFDGKDSKIMFEVFGGISSTGEIAKMQKIAKDNHIDVICAIGGGSAIDTAKATAYYEKLPVVIIPTVCATDAPCTGLSVIYHDDGTFSNYIFYPKNPDAVIVDSSIIVNAPVRFLIAGMGDALGTYFEARMCLKTNSPSLENGGITKSAMALCELCYDTLLEDGYKAKKSAELGVLTPAVEAIIEANTYLSGVGADNGGLATSHSVYNGFTALEECEKAMHGELVAFGTLAQLILEDAPMEEIEDVMDFCDSVGLPVTLEQVGVTDKTRVMIAAEKACAPGESIHNMLGDVTPEQLYHAILAADAIGMEYLGK, encoded by the coding sequence ATGTTAAAACTGATGAGAGCCCCTTCTAAATACGTACAGGGAAAAGATGCGTTGCTTGAGCTGTACGGTCACGTAAAAGATCTTGGCAATTCATTTTTATTTATTTGCAGCAAGAGCGGATTTAAAGCGGCACAGCCCAAAATCGAAAAAAGCTTCGACGGAAAAGACTCAAAAATTATGTTTGAAGTATTCGGAGGAATCAGTTCCACCGGAGAAATCGCAAAAATGCAGAAAATTGCAAAGGACAATCACATTGACGTAATCTGTGCAATCGGTGGCGGCAGCGCCATTGACACCGCGAAGGCAACCGCGTATTACGAGAAGCTTCCCGTTGTGATTATCCCAACTGTTTGTGCAACTGATGCGCCCTGCACAGGTTTATCTGTCATCTATCATGACGACGGCACATTCTCCAACTATATTTTCTACCCCAAAAATCCGGATGCTGTCATTGTTGACTCTTCCATTATCGTAAATGCACCAGTTCGCTTTCTGATCGCGGGCATGGGTGACGCTCTCGGCACCTACTTTGAAGCAAGAATGTGCCTGAAAACAAATTCTCCCAGTCTAGAAAACGGAGGCATTACAAAATCGGCAATGGCGCTTTGCGAGCTATGCTACGATACGCTTTTGGAAGACGGATACAAGGCAAAAAAATCAGCTGAGCTGGGCGTCCTCACTCCGGCTGTGGAAGCAATTATCGAAGCAAACACCTACCTCAGCGGTGTAGGTGCGGATAATGGCGGACTTGCAACATCCCACTCGGTTTACAACGGTTTTACCGCGCTGGAAGAATGCGAGAAAGCCATGCACGGTGAGCTGGTCGCTTTTGGCACTCTTGCTCAGTTGATTTTGGAAGACGCTCCAATGGAAGAAATCGAAGACGTAATGGATTTCTGTGATTCTGTCGGGCTGCCTGTCACGCTGGAGCAAGTCGGTGTCACTGATAAAACGAGGGTGATGATTGCGGCGGAAAAAGCATGTGCGCCAGGTGAGTCCATTCACAATATGCTCGGTGACGTTACTCCTGAACAACTTTATCACGCCATCCTCGCGGCAGATGCAATCGGTATGGAATACCTCGGCAAATAA
- a CDS encoding oligopeptide/dipeptide ABC transporter ATP-binding protein — MSEVLVEVKNLAKYFNLENDFFGRPTTILKAVDDVSFQIHKGEAFGLVGESGCGKTTIGKMLVNLYTPTRGQIIFEGTDLTELSEEKRRGFCKDIQLIFQDPYASLNPRMTIGDIIAEPIKINKLLPNNEIENRVTYLLNCVGLANHLRNRYPHEFSGGQRQRVGIARALAVQPKLIVCDEPVSALDVSIQAQVLNLLDDLKAEFGLTYLFIAHGLNVVKHISDRVGVMYLGKLVEIAPKKELYANPLHPYTQALLSAIPSIDPTKAKKRIILSGDVPSPINPPEGCRFCSRCFKKTDACDGYVPQLREITPGHFVSCRLYEQSL; from the coding sequence ATGAGTGAGGTATTGGTAGAGGTTAAAAATTTAGCCAAATATTTCAATCTGGAAAACGACTTTTTCGGCCGTCCGACTACCATTCTAAAAGCAGTGGACGACGTCTCCTTCCAAATTCACAAGGGAGAAGCTTTTGGGCTTGTAGGGGAATCCGGATGCGGAAAAACGACAATAGGCAAAATGCTGGTGAATCTTTACACCCCCACGCGCGGACAGATTATTTTTGAAGGCACCGACCTGACCGAATTATCTGAAGAAAAGCGCCGCGGCTTCTGCAAGGATATCCAGCTGATCTTTCAGGATCCGTACGCTTCACTGAACCCCAGAATGACGATCGGGGATATTATTGCTGAGCCGATCAAAATCAATAAACTGCTTCCGAACAACGAAATTGAGAACCGGGTAACCTATCTTTTGAACTGCGTCGGTCTTGCCAACCATCTGCGCAACCGCTATCCGCATGAATTTTCGGGCGGGCAGCGCCAGCGCGTCGGCATTGCCCGCGCGCTTGCCGTACAGCCTAAGCTGATTGTGTGTGATGAACCGGTTTCCGCGCTGGATGTTTCCATTCAGGCGCAGGTACTGAACCTTTTAGATGACCTGAAAGCGGAATTTGGCCTCACGTATTTATTTATTGCGCATGGACTGAACGTGGTCAAACACATCAGCGACCGCGTCGGGGTGATGTATCTGGGCAAGCTGGTGGAAATTGCACCGAAAAAAGAGCTATATGCCAATCCGCTGCATCCCTATACGCAGGCTTTGCTTTCTGCGATTCCGTCCATAGACCCGACAAAAGCAAAAAAGCGCATCATTCTGAGCGGCGATGTGCCAAGCCCGATCAATCCCCCGGAGGGCTGTCGTTTTTGTTCGCGCTGCTTTAAGAAAACAGACGCATGCGACGGGTATGTGCCTCAGCTGCGCGAGATTACCCCGGGGCACTTTGTATCCTGCCGCCTTTATGAGCAATCATTATAA